The proteins below are encoded in one region of Salmo salar chromosome ssa02, Ssal_v3.1, whole genome shotgun sequence:
- the LOC106592261 gene encoding transcription factor MafG gives MSTTNKGNKALKVKREPGENGTTLTDDELVTMSVRELNQHLRGLTKDEILQLKQRRRTLKNRGYAASCRVKRVTQKEELEKQKSQLQQEVDKLASENASMRAELDHLRSKYEALQSFARTVARSPGVGLGVGGQRGGGGVGSVIGPLISGKVAATSVITIVKSKKDARS, from the exons ATGTCGACCACTAACAAGGGAAACAAGGCCTTGAAG gtgAAGAGGGAGCCGGGGGAGAATGGGACCACCCTGACAGATGATGAGCTGGTGACTATGTCCGTCCGGGAGCTCAACCAGCACCTCCGCGGCCTCACCAAGGATGAGATCCTGCAGCTTAAACAGCGCCGGCGCACCCTGAAGAACCGTGGCTATGCCGCCAGCTGCCGGGTCAAACGGGTCACCcagaaggaggagctggagaagcAGAAGTCACAGCTTCAACAGGAAGTGGATAAGTTGGCGTCGGAAAACGCCAGCATGAGGGCGGAGCTCGATCACCTGAGGTCGAAGTACGAGGCGCTACAGAGTTTCGCAAGGACTGTGGCGAGGAGCCcaggggtggggttaggggtcgGGGGTCAGAGGGGAGGTGGTGGGGTTGGGTCGGTGATCGGGCCACTCATATCGGGGAAAGTGGCAGCGACGAGTGTCATCACGATAGTGAAGTCGAAAAAGGACGCGCGGTCTTAG